The sequence aacggtagggggaaatcggccaaaaaaattagtttaagtccttaattttccaattaaaaagttcagggggcaaatcgaaagttgggtgatagttcagggggcaaatcgacagtttactcATATATAATTAGTGCATTACTATTACCATGTGTTGATATTTAAAAGGAGAAATTTTAACATCTGTCCTTTCAAATCAGTTGGCTTATGAGGCACATTTACACATGCTCTTGAAGTTCCACAAAAAATCCCTATATCGTATTCACGTACTTCAGAATTGACTTCATTCCGAATTTACGCATAAGGAGAGGCGGATATAAGATTCTTCCATACAAGGGCATGCACCAAAATGAATTTGCCTAGATTAGGCCCTTGGAGATACACCTGAACCTCCATCTCTATATGTAAAACCTATTGGAATCGCATCCCAGGAACAACATGACCATAAATTTGTCACTAGAGAGCCACATTTGCCCAAATACCTGAATCAGATTATCCTCACAGGCTTCACTAGAGCAACTGCATGATGATCCCATGCTTCTTCGAGCAGCAATAGGCAGGCTTCCCTCAGATTCAAAAGATGAAAATAATGACTCAGAGAATGACAGAAATTGCCGAGAGTTCAAGTGACGATGTTCAATCAGCTGCATAAGATGTTGCAGATATGAAGAAATGGTGCTATGCTTGGAAAGTTTGAACAACATGGAGGAACTTTGACGATGATATTCAAAAGCTTGTGAAGCTTTTCCACGGTGATGCAACTTGGAGAAAGCTATTTGCGAGCATGCCTGATAACAGGAAGAAACCTTTCATCCTTGGGCTTGGTTCACGTAATGATTCAGCAGTACGCTTGATTATGTTTAGCAGCGCGCAAATTTAGTTCTACTAGTCCAAGTTTTTTTGTTAATCGAAGCTTATCTATTTCTTTCTTAGTACGGTTTTTTTGCAGTCAATTGCCCTTCTCGTtttcataaacaaaaaatagacTACCATACACTCCCCTTGCCGGCTAGCTACCCTCACCTACCTCATCTATAGGCATTTCTATCCACCCGCGCGTCTCATGACTGTAATGGTTGGGGGTTGGCTCTGCTCGCTGGTTGTGCTGCGTGAGCCTCCATGGTAGCTTTGGCTGCCTTCTTTCTCTTTCGCTCTCTATTCGCTCGCTCTCTGCTTCCTCAGCTATGAAAGAAGACGCGCCTATCAATCCACAACGTCACAATGAATTTGTTGCATTACCGGGTTAATAAAATTTGCTGAATACTGGATTCAAAATTAGCAGACTAATATGCCTCAATTGGATTTCTACTGCTCTACATGTTTTGCCGGTGATTTTGGTGTCCGCTATAAAAATGAGTGGAGTTAACGGAAAGGATCAAAATGTCATGCGAGAGTGAGTTTGAGGACcacggaaaacaaaacaaaaaagttgAGGGACGAAAATGAAAGATCACTCCAAGAGAATTGAGTCTTACAAAATAACTAGTAAAACAAAGTAACTTTCTTTATTTATATACGTTCAATATTTGAAACAAAGAATATTTCATACAACAAAGTTCTTCACACCCCCTCTTTTACAATACAAGAGATATTGGGTTTAAGATACAAAGAGAATTTGGAAATATTAATAGCGTCTTCATGGAACACTCTTCAAAATGAGATCTTGATGAAGACCAAGATGTTCAAAGCTAAAATGTAAAGCACAAAACCCGACCTGAGCAGCATGAGCTTTTGCTGATTCTCTGCTCGGCCATCGGCATTTCTATGATGAGCGTCAAGGATATAATCAGACGAAGCAGGTCCTTTTCCTGATGCACTCCGTCCAAACCTATTTCTAGCAGTATTCATTTCTATGTTGCTACTTTCAAGATTTCTCCACAACGCATTCAATCTTTCTAGCTCCATCTCTTTCAAATGAATTTCATTGACCAGGCCTTCTGCTTGTGCCTATAAACACTCAGATAACAATGAACAAATTTTTTACCATGTATGAACAGAGAATAATACAAATGACACctgagaaataataaaattcaaataCTACTGAAAAGTTACGGGGATACCTGTTTTGCTTCTAGCTGCTCAATTAGGCTGTGCAGTTGTTTATCCAAAATCTTCTCTCTTTGCACTGCACAAAATAAATTGCTTACAAATTAGTCATACAAACTAGAATGACTGATAGTTTACTTGCAAAATTCAGCCGAGAAGCGGTTAATGAGTTTATACAAGAGCCACATGCTGCACCATATGCACCACTGAGATTCCAAAAGGCAATATATGCACAACTAAGATTGACTTTTATAAAGTCGACCCAAAAACAGAAGTAAAGAACTCAACTAACCATAAATTTCTTACCCGTTCCCCATTTTCTTGTTCAACATTTTTCTGTTTCTAATTTTGTGTAAACCTTATTTGCTTGAATGTTCCTATGACCAACAATAcatctaaacaaaaaataactaAATGGCCATTGTAAATTGAAAGTATAAATGCATtcaaacagcaaacaaacactatATATAAAACAAATCAGATGATTAATGTACTATATCTACCTGGCGAAGGCTGACTCAATGCAATATCTTGAATTTCTGTCCATTTTTGCTCTAAATCTTTCACTACTGCTTCCATTGAACTCTGAGAGATCACAACATCTTTTCAGCAATCGAGATAAAATAAATCCAAATTACAAACGCATCTGCAATGAACGAAGATGAAACAACTGTAAGATCAAAAGGAAGATGAGACTGACCAGTTCTTTTTTCCTCTCCTCTAACTTTTCAATTACAGCCTTCTTTGAAGCTTCTATGTCATTTTCAGTTTCAACAGTCGTCTTTGGGTCACCAGTGGATTCATCTGATTGACCAGATCGACTGGCATCCAATGCAGTTTGTGCATTTTCAAGTTCATATCTCAAATTCCTTTCATTCTCGTCCAATTCCTGATAACaagaatataaaaaaatcagaaaaagtgTGGTTTCCATTAACAAAAATACGATATTACTCAATGTCATCAGATACAAGATTATAATACATGTGTAGGCCTAGAATACATGATGAATAAGAGCATCGTGCAAAAATAAGTTGTGGGAAACTCAAGGCTCACCATTAGCTTCCTCTTAAGCAAATCcgcttcttgaattttctccTGTATTTTACTTTCACAATTCGATATTGCCCTTTCATATGCAGCATTCTCTTCCTGCAATGTCACCTCCCTCAACTGTGCCTGTTGACAAATACAAATCGGAACtattaagaaagaaaactaaaagaGAAAAACAGCGCCTTTTCGATTACTCAAAACTTAAACTACACGACTGCCatagcaaaaaataaacaatcacATAAACCCAGATAAGAAAGTTTCaaaattagaagaatatgtGCAACAATTCAAAGTTGTACACAAAAATTACAATCCAAACAAAAAACCCAGATACAAAAACCACCGAATTCGAATCAGAACATCCAAATTCAATAAGAATCATAACAAAAATCAACAACCCAGATAAGAAAAATCAATCGAAATTCGAGAACTAAAACGAACCGAGCCGGACCTGTTCGCGGGTGGTGGAATGGGCGTTCAATTGGAGAGCAAGGGCGGCGTTGGAAGCGAGGGAGTGGGCGTGAAGATCAGGGAGGCGCTGGGAGATGTCGGAAGGAGGGAGTCTGAGCCGGAGATCATGGATCGAACGGCTGAGAGAAGATGCTTTGCGATTCAAGTCCAGGACGTACTTCTGCTGCTCCTGAGTGAATATCAGTGGGATGTCTTCTTCGTTGTCTTGCCCTCCACCTCCTCCCACTACGTCTGCTGCCCATGCTAGCAGTCCTGCCATCTCTCTGGAATCTGGATGGCGAGGCAAGGCAGTACCGGGATTCAGAACCGACCCGAAAACGAAGCGGGTTGGGAGCGATCCGGGTACTCAAGTTTCAGGTCGTCTGCACTTGTCTCGCCCCCGGATCTCATTTTTAAtttccttcttttattttttttaagtgattctttaatgttttttttctttttttttacatttctaaaATATTACGGGAAATTCCTCATAATTCATCAAATCAAGGAATTCGTAcagttaaaatttgatctaacagttgaagttattataacttttaaagtaagACCCTTTTTGTAATCGTTGGATTAATTTTCAATGGCACGGATTCCCTGATTTGATGGATTAAGCGAAAGGAATCTGAAGATGATCCATTTCCAATATTACGTATAGTTTTAACCTGTTATGGCAATGAGGTGGCAAATATGTCACCATGTAAGAGGGTCTTATTCATGTCTCGTCGGAGACTTGACAAATGTCATAATAAAACTGACAGAAAGTGACAAAGTGAGATGAAAATCGAGTTTTAGATATTAAGGGGTGTAATTTGCATTTCAAGACATTGATATTGAGTTCCAGAAGACATTGCGAAACATAAGTGATAAGTTGTaataaaaataatgaatttttttgtttcagaACTCTACGGGTGTCCAAAGCAAATAATGATTTTCCTTAAGAAATCACTGAGCCTTTTATGGTAACTTTATATATGGTATGAGTCATTTGTAAAATTGATACACGTCCAGAATTGAAACTTAAACTTACAAACAACACTTATGAAGATGAGATCCACTTTGTTAGAGCAACTTCAGGCCCATTGGGTTTGAGAAAGCCCAATTGAATGGGCAAGAGCAAAACGGGCTTCTAGCTCGAACTTGCAATCGAGCCCGAGCCATCAGATTTTGTATTGTGCAGAGGCTCTAATTCCGGCGACGGGAACTAAACATAGGTGAAAGGAGCGACCACACTGTTCTAGCTTAATTGATCTAaccccaaacataaaataatTGGATTGAACTAACCAACTAATAAACTGTTGACCtacatattattatttttttttctttttctttttttgttaatcgatatattttgttagattagcggTAAGATTAGTCACCGACGGGTTTGAACCCACGCCATCATGCAAGGGCTTAAGGGTTCAACATTTTTCCACCACTATGGTAAATGACCACTTGCACATATTATTCATATTttgatatcattttttttatagaaaatttgaTGTTAACCCAATGTCATAAGCATCCATAGGAAAATATCAATGACAATTATTTGTTCATGAAGTTATTCATTTGCTATATAACACAGGTaagtttttcaagtttcttGTTTGTAAATAGAAAAGAGGTTGTAATGATGGGATTAGAAGTAATGGAATTTGAAAGTATTTGCTTAgcaataatatatttatattcattaGATAAACTGAGAAAAAAGAAGTCTGAAAATCCCATTGTAGTGTATAGCAAAGAATTTGTCGAACACATTTTGGTTGATGAGTGGTTGTCGTTCTTGGGGCACTTATTGTGTCTGATTGATTCGAAAATTTATGAGAAAATTGTAAGATGAAGACGAGATAGAAGAAGATAACCTGGATGAGATCGAGGTGAAGAAGAtatgtgtcacagcccgtcccgagattttcATATCGGGAGCgtgaaatgacgaaaatacccttaTCGGgtactaaggtatgtgtgtgagACATATATTTTTGGTCTAAATACATacattcctaagtttttggaaatgAACTAAGTTTGATTTAATAAAGTGATATGTATGTTTGTGTGGCTAGGGATGTGAGCTGGACTTGTTATTTTTGGATGGATCACACCCACACACACGGGACACTTCTCATTTTCCTTCCCCCgtgtcttctctctcttccctcacgacactctctctctctcttcctctcgaaACGTACGGACCAACGTCAAAAACCCCTGAAACTTCATGGATCGACGTGGAGATTAGCATTATCGTGTTCGTAAGTGTCCTACGAACTCAAAgataccattttcaggtaagaaatccttcgttttcacgttgaaaactcgagGACCGAATgtggcactattcatgaactttgtgttggttgatttttaggacaatccaacctcacagtgagcttagtgaggttctaaggaagctcggggacgttcgtttggaaattttggacgtcgggatcaccaCGTTCAAATTTGGCCGGTTTTCGTGGGATTTCTCGAATGAGATTTCgtgatttttagagccttaaagtagtatagcgtgaaactacatgtttagggcttcattttgatataaaattcgaagaaaacggttgagaaacgaaggagaacaagcaaTTACAAAATTCGCCGGAATCCagccaccggaaaaaccagtccggcgactggctgaggaagaagacgcgcgtgggggcgcgtaggtccgtgccacccacggcgcgtgggggcgcgtgaaaagcccaaaattttttctaaaaatttctcgacgtccgtgacgtcgagtaggtcgatgtggtatattcatatacccaaattgagcaccgtatgataagttatttcgaattgttggttatgtgttttaattaacgtttttatagttgtttcgcatataggtgacacctatcccgaggacgagcgcatccagggacatcacgggggttacgacccatcgacttaccagtgagtgggcagttttgttttcgtattacctatatactactgtttttcccagaaaatgcatttatatgaaaatatgttttaaaatgccatgcatgcaatcgatgagatatttgaattgataattgatgcatatatatatgaattgacgcggtggacgcacaggtgagtttttACATTATTCATACGATTTACTTTTATGTGAGTTGCATtggaagctcataacctgcaccctaggtgttagtgcttatattattcaccacaccgcacgctcgccttggatccaagtaggtgaatGTCgcacagaccatgtgagggttccgacatgctagtcgtatagatcactaggtgtaattccgactagtgggtgaccttagttatgcgcgccgatgattgatgagagaagccctagagcgtattcttacacctttcatcgtacagactaccttacgtagttccgagtgacgtgcagagtagggccgtataggtcactgtggtgactccggctgagtgggatattgagctatagaatcagccgtacaggaccactgtagggtctccggttgatttattatttcacctgatttatattgatgtattcatattatattttggcatggcatggctTATTCTTTCTGAAAAGCGTTGAAGGATTGGGATTTGAGCTGTTGGTGATATAtctatatgtttatatactatatttctgggaaagtatacaagttttacggtgagggattagaaatgttttaaatgaaatgttttggaaaatctttggttttactgacccactcatctttgttttgcgcccatccaggttctagttagcagttggtggctcacgaggtctttttcggtgttctgacagacgttctgcatgtaggactcacatgcgggtgttgtacttttaattatagtcctacttgactgcacttgatacctacgctctgaattcgtgtgttttactttataactcACTCTTTTATGCTAGTAGGTTATTACTGCTAGTGGTTGTtttaaattccttcatatttctattatatcttgcttccatgtcgcacttttggctacgtcacgctcacgtgacggccagcacgccttgattctaggatcggggtgtgtcatatgagagagtacaaatgaatgtgtaactgaaaataaatttacttatcatttattaaatgattttaagCCCAAATTAACTCACATATTCGATAATAACACATAGCTTAACCTGTGACGAACTCAGATAAGCAGATTCTAGAACTGTCAATGCACAATGAAATCATGTATAAGTTCAGGAGAGTCAGCTGTTTAAATCTTCCTAGGATTGACCAAACAAGATTTGGAGCCATATTGCTTGGAGGGCATcactaagtggatattgagaaaTGACAATCAATGTAACACCATTGAAAAAGCTCTAAGATATCAAAAATATGGACATCCAAAAAATCACAATAGTGCaagaacaaacaaaagcacTATAATCGACAAGACatcaaaaatataaatacagTTGTTCGTTATTGACTATGATTTTAATCCGAACAAACATAGAAATATATTTGATGTAAAAGGTCTTTGAAAGGAAAATCATCTTTTGAATAACGGTATACGAATATATTATATTAGTTTCCCccaatatcttaatttattctAATCGCAGCATTTTTGAAACATTTGTAACATGTATTGGCTATTACGATAAACTCCAACATATACATGTGCTCCAAGCCTCCAATACCAACCTCAACTACTAATCTAAATGTATGTTTCATGTTGTTACTAATTTCTCATACAAATGTCGCCTCAACATCACCCTTGTGATATGATGTTCAAATAACATGATCTTAATAATTTCACATGACGGAGCAAGTCGCGCACCACCACCAAAATTTACTTTCCTTCAAatgtaaaacaaacaaaaaacaaaacaaaaaaagcatAAAACACATTATTTAAAAGAAAGCAAATTTTGATGATGGTGCGCCAGCCTCAACATCTTCCACTCACTTCCAGTGGCAGATCCATAAATTTTTTCACGAGTGTGCTATGTACACAAAAAAGGCAGAAGCAATGTGTTTTCACAGTGTTGAGTGTGAACAtatcgaagaaaaaaaaatcttatatgTGTTATAAATAATTGGGTTATTCTTTTGTCGATACATATTATGATAGAACTTCAACTTATTCAGCTACATTGATAGGGTTAACGTATGGAGATGACTATCTTATTGGCACCGGATCAATGCATGCGGCATTGGAAATTCATGCAGCGAAAGTTTGGTGGCACgtaaaagagaaggagaaaatgtACGAGGGAGATTTCACTAGGATTAATAGAGTGGTGGGAGTGCTGCGGGCAAACAAGAGGGACAGCGGATTGGAGAGTGTCGGCTTGCAATTCAGGTCTTGCCTATATTACCGATCACCGGAGCTTTGTTTTCCGATGTTGGATTTGTTAGGGAGCTTGTAGGGTGGACGTAATATAGACAAATTTTTGTACCATTGATAAGGTGTCATTATAGACAAATTTTTGTCATAAGAACGTCTTTTTTTTGTCTGATGTCATGAAAGGAATTGAACATAAAGCTCTAATGTCTTTATGTACGAatgaagagatttttttttttttgtaaccaATGCACAATCTTAGTGACGTCACTCATCAAATGAATGTTTGTTACTT is a genomic window of Malus domestica chromosome 09, GDT2T_hap1 containing:
- the LOC103442484 gene encoding uncharacterized protein gives rise to the protein MAGLLAWAADVVGGGGGQDNEEDIPLIFTQEQQKYVLDLNRKASSLSRSIHDLRLRLPPSDISQRLPDLHAHSLASNAALALQLNAHSTTREQAQLREVTLQEENAAYERAISNCESKIQEKIQEADLLKRKLMELDENERNLRYELENAQTALDASRSGQSDESTGDPKTTVETENDIEASKKAVIEKLEERKKELSSMEAVVKDLEQKWTEIQDIALSQPSPVQREKILDKQLHSLIEQLEAKQAQAEGLVNEIHLKEMELERLNALWRNLESSNIEMNTARNRFGRSASGKGPASSDYILDAHHRNADGRAENQQKLMLLRSGFVLYILALNILVFIKISF